The Salmo salar chromosome ssa19, Ssal_v3.1, whole genome shotgun sequence DNA window TTATTGGCACAAACATCCCTGTTAGAaacatacaaaagtgaaataatttCATCTTGTGCAATGATAAGCAACCATTGAAAAattaatgtatttggttaagaATATCATTGTCGGGCAACCTTCTGTGTTTGGTTGAAAAATCTACTTTAACTGCTCGGCTTCCTCCACGACACCGTACCGTCACTGGAGGTTCTTCCACACTTGCCCCTGAGGGTACTGGTGTGTCTGCACTGACGACTCCAACATCTCACAGGAGTAGCCTGGATCCTGATGGAACAATGACCAACAGAAACAATGGGCAAGAATTAAAAGATCCACAGAATTTAAATGAATGACCACAACACCAGATCATTTTGATTAAACCATACCTTGGGAGGCATGTAGTGGGCGTTCTGAATCACAACAGGACTTCTGAAGTGCTGATGGAGGTGGTCCACAAATTCACACATCCTGAGAAAGAACAGATTTTATTTCAGCACCTGACCACAGCTCAAATAATTACACAGTTATAACCAAATGAAATAATTATATTATGTAATTGTAGATTGAATGGTTTAGAATGACGGGCTGGGATGTCCACTCACCGGTTGTCAAGACTGGCAGACACAGAGATGTAGTCAAAGAGAATCAGGTGCTGAACCAGCTCACACAGTCCAACACCTCCAGCATGAGGACACACAGGCACTGGGGAAATAGATTAAAAGATAAACACACAGCACcggcacagagacacacagctgggCTCATACTCATCAAGCatctgctgatctaggatcaagtccaCCCATCCGTACAATCTTATCtacaaggcaaaactgatcctagattagcactcctattgtgagatgctttatgaatatgaCCGCTGATGTCTTACCCTTGAATTTGTGGGCCATGAGCAGCACGGCTAGGTTCTCGTTGACACTGCCCAGTCTACAGCTGTCAATCTGGACAAACTGCAACGCTGACGCCTGAAGGAACTGCTTGAACATCACTCTATTATGGCACTGGAGGGGCCACAAGAACAACATCTATCACATATCAGTTAAACTGACTAAATACTGATACCGCTAGTGTAAAACACTGAACACCACAATGAGTCAGTAACACTGACACAGTGAGTCCTAACCTGTTCTCCTGTGGCCACGCCAATGCCAAGCGGAGCCAAGGCCTGCAATGGCAGAACAGAAATGTGAAACTTAAGCAGAAACAAGCATCAAGGCTTGGAGAATAACCTTGTATTCTGAATCCATGACTGTTTCTCAATTTGTGCTTCTTCAATTTCTCACATCCCATCTCCTTGACTCCTCAAAACACATCGGAGAAAAAGGTCCAAGGGGAGGGACCTGGGACCTTCTCTAATACAGCTGAAAAGGATGTGAGGAATCATAAAGAAATTGAGAAAGAGCCCAGGCCTCAGATCCTTCCTTCATCACCTTGGAGATGGCAGCATGTCCCAGGATATCGTCAGGGGAGGTGGGCTCTTCGATCCACAGGGGTTTGTACTCAGCCAGCCTGGTCGCCCAGGTTATGGCCTCGCCTACGTCCCACCTTTGGTTGGCATCAATCATCTGAAACAGAGAAGACAATTGGCTGCAGAATGATTTGATCCAATCCTGTGCATGAGGAGGTTTACTGAATCCAACGGCATTACAGATTTACCAGTGTGTTGTGGGGTCCAATCATCTGCCGTATGAGACTGCACCGGCGAATGTCATCCTCTAGGTCAGCCCCCACCTTCACTTTGAACTTGGTCCATCCATCATTTAGTGCATCGGTGCACAACTATAGGAAGATAGAGATATACAGACTGCCATACAGTGGGGtccgaaatgattgacacccATTGCTCCGaaatatgctaacctctcaccattaccaagggaggttagcatgtcttgggggtatgatctttgaccctctaacTTTTTCACTCATCATTCAGGATTATACGTAATCatagtagcatccacattaatgtagatgtgtttagaaacattatattcttatttaaaatAAGTGACACacaatttaccattaatttctattgggcataaaataatctgaaacagcCAAAACGAACTGCAtatgcttgatgtagtcattacaCTTTTGACTCCTTTATTCATAATAGTATTCAGGGGTGTcaattttgacccctatctttgagaagaaaaaaagtaTCACTTGTTAAACTGAGAAATTGTATTAGTATAGAAAACAATCCACTTTTTTTGCattcaatatagctcagtattttaattatttaatacagtaattattgctcatctttattaaGGGTGTCAATTTAAGAccacactgtatatactgtttCCCTATGGGGCATGGTAAAAcgtagtgccctacatagggaataaggtgccatttggtactCGGACCAATGCACAGCATGTGTATGAGAGGAGACCTGTTTCAGCAGCTGGTCGGAGTATCCTAGCCAGGCACAGGAGGTGGTATAGGCAGGATAACCCTCCTTCAGCATCTGGTCCACTGAGAGGTCATACATTCACATCAACACACTTCATTAATAAAATGCATAGTCGATTAGAGGAAGATACATTTTTATAAATAGCAGTACGGAGTATATTATGAGATCGTAAGCACTTCATATGTCTATGTGTTCAAGGAGGAGCAATTACATGCACTAAACTCCACTTATCAAAGCCATTAATGTCTCTCAGGCCCTTTAAGTATGCTTACCTCTCTGCTGCTTCCCCGTCTGAGCTTTCACAAGTATATCTGAGAGagcgcacgagagagagagagagagagaacacacagagcaaAGATAATGGTTTTTGTAGACTACCTTGTGATCCTGTTAAACCAGAGTGCAGATGACCATTTCTGGCAATAGAGGAACATATTATGGACAGTGTTCAGCAAGACATACCAAGCGCCTCCTGTTCAGTAAGGGCATCAGTGATATATCTGAAGTCAATGCATGAGATGAGCTTTCTGGGGTCCTGAGGCAAGAACACAAGTACATACACTACTTCATCCTAAAGCGTGTCTGATTACAGCACATTCCAAGATGTACACATTACAGAGTGTCATTCTAAACTTTATCCGCAACGTCATATTACAACGTCGCACAAAAATGGAATATGACGTTGCGGATAAAGTTCGGTACAACAATTTCATATGTACACATCTAAAGACCTGCGTCGCTATACTGAGAGCTTTTCCGTTTCTAAAAAGACGCATTTGGAGCTTTTGTTCGAGCCCATATACTACAGAACGAGGATGTCAATCGCTGGTTTGGGTAAGTTTCTGTCTTGACATTTCTAGAACATGCCATTTACATCCAAAATACAGATTTGATTGTCAAATAAAACTTCTTTAAGTTTGATGCTTTACTCAAGAGTAAAGTTAAAAACCTCTCCATATCAGCAACTTACCATTTCAACAAGTAGCTTCCACAGTGGCTGTTGACAAAAGGACAACAGTCATTTCAGCAGTATCTCGACATATGAAACGTCTTGCTAGATTGCTTGGCATGCCTGGTCCACTAACATCCATAGTGTCGCTGTCTGATGAAAACCTCATCTCCAAAATCAAccaaaaatgtaaagaaaaacaTTTTGAGTTCATTCTCTTGGTCCTATAATATGTTCAGAATACATTGAGGGGTTACTGCTTTCAATtcatttgaaaaataaataaaatcagttACAAGGTTCAGACTGCAACAATTGCTGAGGAGGCAATGTGGGCCATGGTCAAAACTAgcacactatataggggacagggtTCCAATGTCTCACCTTGCCCTCGGACCGTGCCCAGAGGTCCCATACTGCATTCAGGACCGCCGCAGTGGCCAACTGAATGACTCCTTTCTCTGGTCCAATCTGGCACAAGACCGGGGGAAAAGAGCTGCTTACACACATCTTTCAGTGAAGGTTAGTTACTCAGTTTGGATTGATTAGGGTAGTTTGTGTTGGAGTGGCTGTGTACACTCACCCATCGCATCTGTCCATCGCTGGTGAGGAGACGGTAAAATCCACGGAAGTCACTCACAATCTCCTCTAGAGATTTCCCCACAACTAGGGCTGACAGGGCTTCCACAGCACACACAACTGCACAGTTTAAAGGGACAAATGTTACTCATTTGAAGACAGTACACAGTATTATCCTCAGACTGGCAGATAGGTTCACATTGGGACAACTAGCAAGTAATGCATAATCATTTAGAGATCTGGGAGCACCTTTGTTCTGGTTGCATCTATGCATACAAAGCCAGACTGTGTTGTGTTTACACATATTACCACAAGATGTAGCTGTGGAACACATGTATTTAGACTACTAAACAAAGCCCACCAACTATAACACATTAAAATGGTGAACGTTGGATCAAGAATATTACCAATTTCTGTGCCTCTCCCCACAGTAAAAGTCAACCCATATCCATGCATTCCTTGATCAGTTTCGATGACAACATAGGCGACAGAGTAGTCCGGGTCGGTGTGCTGAAAGAAGCAAAAGTTATATTTTCCTATATGATCCTTAGGCCTACCATAGGTTGAGGAAAATGTGACATGAATAAAGAAAGTGCTGCAGAAATAACTTTTATCTGCAACTTCTGCAAGAAAGCATTCATTGCATTGATGTACGTACCATTGCGTCTGAACCATGTTGCTCCAAAGACGTTGGAAATCTGACATCGCTGACAGTCAACCTTACAATTTTTTTATGCATTTTGCGCAAACTTTTTGACAGGAAAGTTAGCCCGCCAGTGTACTATCGCTTGCTCAACATAGAGTAACGCTCACTGCGATTGGTTGAAATGCCTTTCCGCGTAGGAAAAGTGTGATTCTCACATGACTTTATGCAATCATACTGGCTACAACCGGGTGAATCAGTTTGGCGTTGATTGCAATCTATTTGGAACCGGATGCCTCTTAGGCTCGAACCGGGTGCTCCGTTCTGTCCGACGGCAACAGTGACGCGCAtggagtaatgagtaggattcggtgttttcacatgcaaaagttATTGGTTTTGATAAAAACGTAGCATTGTTGACAATATGACAGTGCAATGCAGATTACCGTTCAATTTCAGCAGGGCCCGCCTCCCTTAACAGCTGGTCACATGACGGGCCATAGCCTAGGTAAATCTGGGTCAGTTTAATAGATCTCCGTCAATGTAACCGGAAAAAATGAATTCATgcgaataatattaataatattaacATTGTGACATCAACTTCCTGTTGTCTGTATAAAACGATTGCATCTAAAGAATTCAAAGAATACCACACATTCAAATCTGAAATGTTTAATTTTCCAACTGTACAAATTCCACAGATTAGCATCCATAATTACTTCCACACCAACTTTATAACTTGCGTTCTAGTCTTagctgtctttaaaaaaaaacgtgATATCAACTGTCTGTATGAAACTGATGAATCTAACGAGTTCAACCAATAGCACACATTAAAATGTTTAATTTTCCAACTGTACAAATTCCACAGATTAGTATCTAAATGATATTTATCTTTCCACCAACTTTATGACTTGCATTCTAGTCTTTGCTGtcctttttttaatttatttataaaaTTAGGATTTCACAACTTTGTACAAAGCCCTTCTTTAAAACCTCAGCTGACCATGTGTGTTCTGCCCATCTATGCAAGTATGCATAATCAAATGCATCACTGAATTGATGAGTTTAAAGAAAAACAAAGGAGGAAAATGACAACTGTTGATGTGACATGACACATTAAAAAAACCTTTTAGCTTCCTCTGTGTTGCAGTCTTAATAAAATAACTGACTGCTCACTGGTTATGACAACTTTATAAAAAAGAAAATGTCAATTAAAAACTCATCTTCTTTGTATCTAGGCTGAAACTGTAGACTGAATTAAATCCATTCACACAAAATCACATGTAGACAACATAAAACAGTTCAGGTGCTTTGGCAATATTTTCCCATAAAGGCAAAATTGTTACTTTTTTAAAACCCTTTTTAGAACTGAAAATGAAACACGTGAGGATGAGTCAAGTATAAAATCCAAAAGAGAACGTTTGTTGAATGACTTCTCCATGTATGTGAAAGAGAATGCCAAGTCCTCTTTAACATAGGTGTGTAGAAGCTATTGCTGGCATGTAATGGCCAAATCAGGTGGTTGTATCAACAAATTCAAATTCTGGAACTAAGAGGGTGAACATTtagtttgtgttgtgtagtgCTATGATATGTGCAGAGACGAGACATATTGGCATGTAGCTTAGTGATCTACAGGTCTGTGGGCTTTGCAAGGAGAGAGCTGAATATTCTCCCATCTCACAGTGATATATTGCTCTGggatgaagtttcccctaggtacagatctaagaTCAGCTTCCATTTCCATAACAATTAGTAGGGGAAATGCTAAATTTAACCAAGATCAGCATTTAGGGGCAACTTCATCTTACTCCTACATATGCAGAAAATACTCTGTAGTGATCTTTAAAGAGGTTATTTAACTTGGCATAGCAATGGTCTGTCAGGGACACAACATGATGGCCTTAGTGTTGTAAAAATGTCCAACTGAAGGACTCGAAGGGAAGGATTCACATGAACCTAGAACCATGTCCATGATATGAATTATTCTTTCATTTACATAGAATAAAATCAACAAATAAAATAGAAAATGAGCAGACAAGACGGACCCACGCAACTGTCCCTGACCCGCGCCACTCAAGTCAATCGTTCAGAAAAACACAGGAGAAAGAAAAGCATTTCCAGTTGAACTGATGAAATGTACTGAACACAGAACTGAGTTATCCTAACTGAAATATTCCCACAGTACTTGACAATATTTTCATCGCTTACAGTACATCCTTCTCTCTCATCCACCATTTTGAAGAGCTCTTATTCCAAGGgcccctacccatctctctcATGTGGTATTTTCACAGTTCAACAAAGATTTTAGAAACAACAACAGAATGATTGGTCACTTTGAAAAAGAACATGATCATTATAACCATGTGGGAAATTGAGGAATAAAAAAAAAGGAACAAAAGGAGTAAAGTCATACAAACTAAGACCTGTAGTACctgaaataaaaaaaagacaaaatgatCAGTAAAAATTagtgtaaaaaaaaatttaaaaaaaatagcatATTTCTTTTTATCATCAAGGATAGCAGTGGTTTGTGCAACTCGATAACCAAGCTTCCAGTTGCCTTTTCTGAAGCACATTATTCATAGCATTTAATCTCcatgctgtatcagagtctgTTCCTCCTGGGTGGAGGGATACTTTGCACGGTGAAGGGGTCCAGGGCTGCGCTGCGGCCAGGCCTGACTATAGGTTATCCCCAGGCTGGTACTGTGGCTCCGTGGCTGTGAAGTAGTCCTCCAGGAAGGACTGGATGTACTCGAAGGTGGGCCTCTCATCGGGGTCCTTCTTCCAGCACAGCTTCATCATCTCGTGGAGGGAGTCTGGACAACCCTGGGGGCAGGGCATACGGTACCCCCGCTCCACCTGCTCCAGGACCTCCCTGTTCACCATGCCTGGGTGGAGTGAGAGAAATGGAAAGAAAGAGATAAATAAtacagctgggggggggggggctcagtcTGTTTAGTGTCCATTACATTAACTCTGCAGTCAACCGTATCAGTTAGGTCACGCAATAAAATCAAGATTATCCACAACAAATCTAGGTCTGTGATCTAATTCCATTGAGACATCGCTCCAATAGACTATAttacaccccccctcctccctccccctcaaaaAGCATAAATAAAAAGGAGGCCTGAATCAGGGGTTGGAatcggttcagggaacagaaccaaaaacaatgacatttttcAAGGACCAGAATCAGAATCAGTAATGAAAGTGATATATACTGTTCTGGAACAGAAgcattattttaaaagcatgggaaccggttaataacaTTATATTATGTTACAGGCATTTTTTTTCTAGTCCCACAAAAACACAACAAAGCACCTATGCAAACCCCTCTGTCACTTAGAAACTTATtccactgtctgtctgccagctgAAAACCTTTGCCAGAGCGTGTAGGCTGCCTGCCCCTCCCCTTCCGAAGCATAGTCTACTGTAGCCTGCTGATGTTACAAGCGGGATTCAGAAACTAGGGAGAGAGATTTTtaattagagaagaatggatcaactttttcaatgctagttaaggatgcTATACAGCACCTTCGGAAGgtttttcagaccccttgactttttccacattttgtaacagacgtattctaaaattgattaaaatgttttttttcccccagtaggtataattctgtgggtcTAATTCAGATAATGAA harbors:
- the enosf1 gene encoding mitochondrial enolase superfamily member 1 (The RefSeq protein has 1 substitution compared to this genomic sequence), which codes for MHKKIVRLTVSDVRFPTSLEQHGSDAMHTDPDYSVAYVVIETDQGMHGYGLTFTVGRGTEIVVCAVEALSALVVGKSLEEIVSDFRGFYRLLTSDGQMRWIGPEKGVIQLATAAVLNAVWDLWARSEGKPLWKLLVEMDPRKLISCIDFRYITDALTEQEALDILVKAQTGKQQRVDQMLKEGYPAYTTSCAWLGYSDQLLKQLCTDALNDGWTKFKVKVGADLEDDIRRCSLIRQMIGPHNTLMIDANQRWDVGEAITWVTRLAEYKPLWIEEPTSPDDILGHAAISKALAPLGIGVATGEQCHNRVMFKQFLQASALQFVQIDSCRLGSVNENLAVLLMAHKFKVPVCPHAGGVGLCELVQHLILFDYISVSASLDNRMCEFVDHLHQHFRSPVVIQNAHYMPPKDPGYSCEMLESSVQTHQYPQGQVWKNLQ